AATAACCAATgcattattaagtatttaaaatgtaatacattTATCCTTAATTTAGCTATGAATATAACCTcatttagattattattatgttgtgAGTTAAGTACATACCGTTGTATATCCATATTCAACATTAGCTATGAAGTGATCAATGTCGTGATGTCCTTCCTCAAGTGGAAGATCTTCTAGAAGAGCGACTGCTCTGATATGATAGAATACGCCCATTAGAGTCTGAAAATTTGAGAAACTGCTAATCGAAGACACAATatcaaagttaattaaaaaatttaataagattattaCTTACGAGTTGTATTACACCCCAAACACTTAAAACCAAGCCACATAGCGACAATTTAGGGCCACACAATTTACAAACCATTTTGttcgcttattttaataaaaattttgaacaaataatgataaaataactGACCACTGTCTGGCACAAGACGTCAAAAATCACAGAAGGAGAGGAATCTCACATGATCACGTCGTGTTTATGGTTTAGTTCCATAGATTaaagaaacagaaataaacaatttataaaaaatatttaaggtaataatattgataaaattttaaattaactctatcaat
The Pieris napi chromosome 1, ilPieNapi1.2, whole genome shotgun sequence DNA segment above includes these coding regions:
- the LOC125049180 gene encoding ribonuclease kappa-like; amino-acid sequence: MVCKLCGPKLSLCGLVLSVWGVIQLTLMGVFYHIRAVALLEDLPLEEGHHDIDHFIANVEYGYTTNAQNCWIAALLYLVTLVVSGHQFWMNNRSSVSM